A portion of the Acidobacteriota bacterium genome contains these proteins:
- a CDS encoding ABC transporter ATP-binding protein yields MNPVKALELRRVRKSYRFFTLDGASFEVAPGETLGLVGPNGAGKSTSIRLALGLITADAGEVRLLGHPMPAGQVAAKADVGFASAEMRLFPHASLGWHMEFMRGIFPAWDEAYAATLLDRFGLDPAQSASSLSLGEHAKAVLLLALARRPRLLVLDEPTTGLDPVARHEVLAELADVMRDERRSILFSSHNTVDVERLSDRITFLDRGRVVASDDKESFLERWRRIHLRLPAGEPLADLPEIVGRSEDGGHATLITNRFSDSLPARLPGEIREVQRMSLEEIFVAAVMAQREERKS; encoded by the coding sequence ATGAACCCAGTGAAAGCACTAGAGCTGCGACGCGTTCGCAAGAGCTACCGATTCTTCACCCTCGACGGCGCGAGCTTCGAGGTGGCGCCGGGCGAGACCCTCGGTCTCGTCGGGCCGAACGGGGCCGGCAAGAGCACGTCGATCCGCCTCGCCCTCGGGCTGATCACGGCCGACGCCGGGGAAGTCCGGCTCCTCGGGCATCCCATGCCGGCCGGGCAGGTGGCCGCGAAGGCCGACGTCGGGTTCGCGTCGGCGGAGATGCGCCTGTTTCCCCACGCCTCGCTCGGCTGGCACATGGAGTTCATGCGCGGGATCTTCCCGGCCTGGGACGAGGCCTACGCCGCCACCCTCCTCGATCGCTTCGGGCTCGACCCGGCGCAATCGGCGTCGAGTCTTTCCCTTGGCGAGCATGCGAAAGCGGTGCTGCTGCTCGCCCTGGCCCGCCGCCCGCGGCTCCTCGTCCTCGACGAACCGACCACCGGTCTCGATCCGGTGGCGCGTCACGAGGTGCTGGCCGAACTGGCGGACGTCATGCGCGACGAGCGCCGCTCGATCCTTTTCTCGTCGCACAACACCGTCGATGTCGAGCGCCTCTCGGACCGCATCACCTTTCTTGACCGCGGCCGCGTCGTCGCCAGCGACGACAAGGAGAGCTTCCTCGAACGCTGGCGCCGCATCCACCTGCGCCTGCCGGCTGGAGAGCCGCTCGCCGATCTGCCTGAAATCGTCGGCCGGAGCGAAGACGGGGGCCATGCAACCCTGATCACGAACCGCTTCTCCGACAGCCTGCCGGCTCGCCTTCCCGGCGAAATTCGCGAAGTCCAGCGGATGAGCTTGGAAGAGATCTTTGTCGCCGCCGTGATGGCCCAGCGGGAGGAAAGGAAGTCATGA
- a CDS encoding ABC transporter permease, which yields MNTTITSTHAPFELPTGRLVRAYLTEIRSEFLRLARNPGYLAPMILLPLGLYLLFAVLIWGEAIAEKPEIGTFLFTGFAVLAVTMPALFGIGPALALDRETRVVALRRAQPAPTASWLVAKLVVGVVFCALALLPMLVAAVVSGKLALAGSEIAMLAGGLLVGSLPFCALGLLVGAFLGGSAAPVWANILYLPGCYLSGLFFPLPESLHWQAPLWPQFHVSQLAMHAAGAEQYQFVPLQLSLAALIGVTVLAGAIAVWRVARRG from the coding sequence ATGAACACCACCATCACCTCCACGCACGCTCCCTTTGAGCTTCCGACCGGCCGGCTCGTCCGCGCCTACCTGACGGAAATCCGGTCCGAATTCCTGCGGCTGGCGCGCAATCCCGGCTATCTGGCGCCGATGATCCTGCTCCCCCTCGGGCTCTACCTCTTGTTCGCGGTGCTGATCTGGGGCGAAGCGATCGCCGAGAAACCGGAGATCGGTACCTTCCTGTTCACCGGCTTCGCGGTCCTGGCGGTGACCATGCCGGCGCTCTTCGGGATCGGTCCGGCGCTGGCCCTCGACCGCGAAACCCGCGTGGTCGCCCTGCGCCGTGCGCAGCCGGCGCCCACCGCCTCCTGGCTGGTGGCGAAGCTGGTGGTGGGCGTCGTCTTCTGTGCCTTGGCTCTCCTACCCATGCTCGTCGCCGCGGTCGTCTCGGGCAAGCTGGCCCTCGCCGGGTCCGAGATCGCGATGCTGGCCGGCGGACTGCTCGTCGGCTCACTGCCGTTCTGCGCCCTGGGTCTGCTAGTGGGGGCATTCCTCGGCGGCTCCGCGGCACCGGTGTGGGCCAATATCCTCTACCTGCCCGGCTGCTACCTTTCCGGCCTTTTCTTTCCGCTCCCGGAGTCGCTCCACTGGCAAGCGCCGTTGTGGCCCCAGTTCCACGTCAGCCAGCTCGCGATGCACGCCGCGGGCGCCGAGCAGTATCAGTTCGTGCCGCTGCAGCTTTCCCTCGCCGCCCTCATCGGCGTCACGGTTCTGGCCGGCGCGATCGCCGTCTGGCGGGTCGCCCGCAGGGGTTGA
- a CDS encoding ABC transporter ATP-binding protein gives MPPSPAGREPVARLRGVVKRYGAVTALDGVDLEVRAGELLAVLGPNGAGKTTAVAAWLGLIEPDAGVAELFGGPPQDVERRRRLGVLLQDADLAKELRVREHVALAASYYPDPLPVDEVLARAGILDLARRPYGKLSGGQKRQVQFAVAICGRPQLLFLDEPTVGLDVRAREALWTTVRELLADGCAIVLTTHYLEEAEALADRVAVLAEGRVVTAGTVDDVRSLVDRRHVSCQTALTADEVATWPGVLEIAREGDRLRFVASDAESVVRRLLDGDPDLRRLEVREAGLSEAFQKLTEEAA, from the coding sequence TTGCCTCCCTCGCCGGCCGGCCGCGAACCGGTCGCCCGCCTGCGCGGAGTCGTCAAGCGCTACGGCGCCGTGACCGCCCTCGACGGCGTCGATCTCGAGGTCCGCGCGGGAGAGCTCCTCGCCGTGCTCGGACCCAATGGCGCCGGCAAGACGACCGCGGTCGCCGCCTGGCTGGGTCTCATCGAGCCGGACGCCGGCGTGGCCGAACTGTTCGGCGGCCCACCGCAGGACGTCGAGCGAAGGCGGCGCCTCGGGGTTTTGCTGCAGGATGCGGATCTGGCAAAGGAGCTGCGCGTACGGGAGCACGTCGCCCTCGCGGCCAGCTACTATCCCGACCCGCTGCCGGTCGATGAGGTCCTCGCCCGCGCCGGCATCCTCGATCTCGCCCGCCGCCCCTACGGCAAGCTCTCCGGAGGCCAAAAGCGCCAGGTGCAGTTTGCGGTGGCGATCTGCGGACGCCCACAGCTTCTCTTCCTCGATGAACCGACCGTCGGCCTCGACGTGCGGGCGCGCGAGGCGCTCTGGACCACCGTGCGCGAGCTCCTGGCGGACGGTTGCGCGATCGTCTTGACCACCCACTACCTCGAAGAGGCGGAAGCCCTCGCAGACCGCGTCGCGGTGCTCGCCGAAGGCCGCGTCGTCACGGCGGGAACCGTCGACGATGTGCGCTCCCTCGTCGACCGGCGCCATGTGAGCTGCCAGACCGCCCTGACGGCGGACGAGGTCGCCACCTGGCCGGGCGTGCTCGAAATCGCGCGCGAGGGCGACCGACTGCGCTTCGTCGCCAGCGACGCCGAGTCGGTCGTCCGGCGCTTGCTCGATGGCGATCCGGATCTCCGGCGTCTCGAGGTGCGCGAGGCGGGCTTGAGCGAGGCATTTCAGAAACTGACCGAGGAGGCCGCATGA
- a CDS encoding GntR family transcriptional regulator, protein MTISQTDARPMYLQILEQIRERIAAGDWPPGRELPSIRGLAAELRVSVITVKRAYLELEGEGTIVTRQGKGSFVADSDGLARELKQRELDGHLTAAAEVGRILGLDDDALATRLRRARRKLERQ, encoded by the coding sequence TTGACCATCTCCCAGACCGACGCGCGTCCGATGTATCTGCAGATCCTCGAGCAGATCCGGGAGCGCATCGCTGCCGGCGACTGGCCGCCCGGGCGCGAGCTGCCCTCGATCCGGGGACTGGCGGCGGAGCTGCGGGTCAGCGTGATCACGGTCAAGCGGGCGTATCTCGAACTCGAAGGGGAAGGGACCATCGTGACGAGACAGGGGAAGGGATCGTTCGTGGCCGATAGCGACGGTCTCGCGCGCGAACTGAAGCAGCGGGAACTCGACGGCCACTTGACGGCGGCCGCGGAGGTGGGCCGGATTCTCGGACTCGACGACGACGCACTGGCGACGCGCCTGCGCCGCGCGCGACGAAAGCTGGAGCGGCAATGA